The following proteins come from a genomic window of Gimesia chilikensis:
- a CDS encoding zinc-binding alcohol dehydrogenase family protein has translation MKAVGLTRYLPIEDPASLMDVELDQPKPGRRDLLVAVKAIAVNPVDTKVRAPKEGEEPAPKVLGWDAAGVVEAVGPEVELFQPGDEVFYAGDITRPGCNAEYQLIDERIVGTKPKSLDFSQAAAIPLTAITAYESFFDRLGIDVEGGNAGETILITGGAGGVGSIGIQLAKLAGLTVITTASRPESIEWVKQLGADHVINHFEPLRPQVETLGLTQIDHIALFNNTDQHWDQAIDLLRPQGKIVLLVDNKQPLDQSLMKRKSATMIWEFMYTRSMFQTPDMIEQHHLLNRVSAWLDSGKLQCTANEVRSPINAENLRWAHQTLEAGHTIGKIVLSGWE, from the coding sequence ATGAAAGCCGTTGGTTTGACCCGTTATCTGCCGATTGAGGATCCCGCATCATTAATGGATGTTGAGTTGGATCAACCGAAGCCAGGCAGGCGGGACCTGCTGGTTGCGGTGAAAGCGATTGCTGTCAACCCGGTGGATACCAAAGTCCGGGCTCCCAAAGAGGGGGAGGAACCTGCTCCCAAAGTGCTCGGCTGGGATGCGGCGGGAGTCGTCGAGGCGGTCGGACCGGAGGTGGAACTGTTCCAGCCGGGTGATGAAGTGTTTTATGCAGGTGACATTACCCGCCCCGGATGCAATGCCGAGTACCAGTTGATCGACGAGCGAATTGTGGGTACGAAGCCGAAATCACTCGACTTTTCTCAGGCAGCAGCCATTCCCCTCACAGCGATCACCGCGTATGAATCATTCTTCGATCGGCTGGGCATTGACGTGGAAGGAGGGAATGCGGGTGAGACGATTCTGATTACCGGCGGAGCCGGGGGCGTCGGTTCGATTGGGATCCAACTCGCGAAGCTGGCAGGACTGACGGTGATCACCACCGCGTCGCGGCCGGAGTCGATCGAGTGGGTCAAGCAACTCGGGGCCGACCATGTCATCAATCATTTTGAGCCGCTGCGTCCGCAGGTGGAAACGCTGGGTTTGACGCAGATCGATCACATCGCGCTGTTCAACAATACCGACCAGCACTGGGATCAGGCCATCGACCTGCTGCGCCCACAGGGCAAGATTGTGCTACTGGTGGATAATAAGCAGCCGCTGGATCAGTCGCTGATGAAACGCAAGTCGGCAACGATGATCTGGGAGTTCATGTATACGCGATCGATGTTCCAGACGCCGGATATGATCGAGCAGCATCACCTGTTGAATCGCGTGTCAGCGTGGCTGGACTCGGGGAAACTGCAATGTACGGCGAACGAGGTCCGCTCGCCGATCAATGCAGAGAACCTGCGGTGGGCGCATCAAACCCTGGAAGCGGGGCACACGATTGGGAAGATTGTTCTGAGTGGCTGGGAGTGA